From Malaya genurostris strain Urasoe2022 chromosome 2, Malgen_1.1, whole genome shotgun sequence:
aaaggcaagcaagcatgatgaatttttctcattagttccaaaagttttagaaaactttgtttttcaattatttatggttttctcacgctgctgaaaatttaattacaaattcctgatcatatttccaatagcttatagaaaaaattatgttgttgggttaagtacatcaagagatattcgcgataatgttctgcccattcttgtacagagtaaattttgaaaaggcgcccatagtaaagtaagtcgtattcacgacaataattTCTCTGCAATTTGCAATAACTAAATCTCAATTGAAGAATTACCCttcacgctatctcgtggtgagcacgctgattggattcttcaattgccATCTCAATGGTAAACTCATATTTGGGTAATCATTCGTATTTTGTTCTCTGCCTGTAAATACTCAATGTAGCATAATACTACTGCGCCGTGTATCCTTTCCGTTCGCGATGTGATTGTACTTTCGCATTATGTATTCTCTTTCTCCCATTCCACAACATATCATAACAGTGTTGTCTCTCTAGCCTTAAAAAATTACACTTAAAAGCCTGCGGTCATATTAGTGTTGCAAATAGTAATATTAATCACATAAAACACGTATGCTGTGAAATATAGTTTGCCAATAGCTAAACAACGATGCTGCTAAGCGACAATGTCGTAAGTGAAAACATATTTAAGCGCTTGACCTTTCCCTTGCACAAGGACCAATCAAGCACAGTGGACAGTGTCCAAATCGAGTTTTGCTTTCACGTATCTATACAGTCACTGGCTGTTGTTGCAGTACCCGCCCCCCTAAGCAAGCATGCAAGGATTAGTTCGAATTCTTATAAGAAATTATTGTTCGTTGCAGCAGAGAGTTGCAACCACGTGGTCTCCGGGCGATTTAATAGATGCAAGCATCGGCGACGATGGTTTAGCCGTGATTCTGCTCAACCGTCCCATTTGTTTGCATAAGGAATATTTCCGCTCCGTTTGGAATAAAGGTTTGTTGAGTAGTGTAGAGCGCAGCAAATGAAAATTTCCCCTCCGCAATTTCAGCAAAAGTCCGGATCACCGTTGATGGAGGAACGAACCGTTGGGTGGATTTTGTGAAGGAGAACGTGGGTGTAGAGGAACAACTGAAACCACCTGATCTGGTGACTGGCGATTTTGACTCGTGCACCGATGAATCCATGTCATACGTAACGCGATTGAATTGTAAGGTGAGAACTGAAAGTTGGTAATTTCTATAAGTGGAATTGTCAATATCAATTGGCTTCAACAGATAATTAAAACACCTGATCAAAATGCAACGGATTTCACAAAATCACTAAAAGTGCTCAAGAGTACCGGTCATGACAAGGACATCAATCGCGTTCTGGTACTGTGCGAAAGTTCCGGTCGAATAGACCAAATCATGGCCAACATCAATACGCTGTTCTTGGCTCGCTCCATCCTGCCCAGTGCGTTTGTATTTATCCGATCGAGTAACTCACTAAGCTGGTTGCTTTCTACTGGAGTCCACCAGATCGAAATTCCTCCTCGGTTGGTTCACGAACGTATCTGGTGCTCTCTAGTCCCCATTGGACAGCGAGTCGTCTGCACTACCAGTGGGCTGCGTTGGAATCTGGACAACCGAGTGATGGAGTTTGGCAGTCTGGTCAGCACATCGAACACGTACTCCAGCCCGGAGGTGGAAATTCGAACCGACAGTCCGGTGCTGTGGTCTATGGGAACGACCCCGAAGGATATGTGATAGTTTTTTAAATGGGGGTTTTTGTAGACACCACGTAACCAAAATTTCACGTTTATTTTAACGAACTTCAACTAGGTGCTTTTATCGATTCCGTTATCTGTATTCTTGCTGCTTTTTTTTagacataaataaaaatattgttatGGGACGAAAACTATTTGAATTCGTTCTTATAGAATGTTTTAAAAGTCAAAACTAGCGCTTTACAATGAATTGATAGGCAATAGGAATAGTAGCCGCAAATGCTTGAAAGTAAATGCAATATTGTCTACGGCGTGCACCTCTCCAGGAACCTGGGATAAAGACAGACCTCTCGAATGTGATATCGGTTAAGCAGCCAGCACATGAACCGTTCTAAGCCAAGCCCGTAGCCACCGTGCGGCTGTGATCCGTAAACCCGCTGGTCAATGTACCAGTAGTAAGCTTTCGGATCAATCCCCTCTCGTTT
This genomic window contains:
- the LOC131429983 gene encoding thiamin pyrophosphokinase 1 isoform X1, translating into MLLSDNVQRVATTWSPGDLIDASIGDDGLAVILLNRPICLHKEYFRSVWNKAKVRITVDGGTNRWVDFVKENVGVEEQLKPPDLVTGDFDSCTDESMSYVTRLNCKIIKTPDQNATDFTKSLKVLKSTGHDKDINRVLVLCESSGRIDQIMANINTLFLARSILPSAFVFIRSSNSLSWLLSTGVHQIEIPPRLVHERIWCSLVPIGQRVVCTTSGLRWNLDNRVMEFGSLVSTSNTYSSPEVEIRTDSPVLWSMGTTPKDM
- the LOC131429983 gene encoding thiamin pyrophosphokinase 1 isoform X2, yielding MLLSDNVRVATTWSPGDLIDASIGDDGLAVILLNRPICLHKEYFRSVWNKAKVRITVDGGTNRWVDFVKENVGVEEQLKPPDLVTGDFDSCTDESMSYVTRLNCKIIKTPDQNATDFTKSLKVLKSTGHDKDINRVLVLCESSGRIDQIMANINTLFLARSILPSAFVFIRSSNSLSWLLSTGVHQIEIPPRLVHERIWCSLVPIGQRVVCTTSGLRWNLDNRVMEFGSLVSTSNTYSSPEVEIRTDSPVLWSMGTTPKDM